A stretch of DNA from Kwoniella mangroviensis CBS 8507 chromosome 1 map unlocalized Ctg01, whole genome shotgun sequence:
ATGGGAcgtcttctttctcccaaCTCTCAAACAGCTTCTGATCCTCCTCACTGATCTTGATCGGTTTTACAGGTTGAGCAGCCTTTTGTGCGGGGTGTAATGAGGCTTGACGGGACTGTGCGGATCGGGATCCAGTCGAAATGGTGGTTCTCTGTCTGATTGGAGGTGGTCTAGGtacaggtgcaggtggtttAGTTTTGGTTGTAGTGTCCAATCGTGAAGAAGTTACACTTGGACGGGGTGTGGTTTTGGGTTGCAAGGATGATTTAGATGTTATTCCCCTGATTGAGGTGTTTTGGGGTTTGGTCGGTTGAGTAGGTTCGAGTTGAGGTTTGGATTTAGGTCtcaaccattcttcttccaattcttcatcgtctatAGGCAAGATTCAATGTCAGCACAGAACGAACATCAAGTGGCCATTTTAACCAACGATAGAGATTTCATTCACCCTTCAGAGTCAATCGTCCTACGATCATTTCCTGAAACTCAAACTCCGGTACATCCCTCATGATCACGTCGTCGCGGACTGTCCACATTGGAGGTAATCCAGATAAAGTGGAGAATATCGACGTTAGATCTGGATGATCGTATGCAGGTGTATAAGGTAGTTCTGAAATACATGACACAATTTTGAACGTCAAATTATATTATCATCCCTCCAATCGATACTGCGTCTATGCGaagaaactcaccttgtacaGGAGGAGGCATATATTCAggatcaccatcactcccatcatccaattcattctCCTCCCTGACATCCTGCAACATCTCATTGGTAGTCTCTTCTATACTACCTAAACTtaattcttcttcccattgtACTGGAGCGGGAGTAACAAAACTCTGTTCTATCGACGCTTTGATCGGTGTCAGACTAATATTCGATAAAGATTGTCTAGACCTCCGTCGTTGTCTCGTAGCAGATGGTAACGGCGTAGGTGCAGGCTCCTGAAATGACGGAGCAGGTGTACGTAATGCCTGGAAAGACTGTTGTTTCTTTCTCGATGGAGCAGGCGTTTTGGTAAGTTGGATATGAGGcatggaagaaagtgatttagaaggtgggatggaagttgttgatttggatggaCCGTGACTGAATAGTCTCTTAGGTTCTGCGAAATCAAATAATCGACATGTCAGAAAACAGTTTGTTCTGATCTGTTTGGAAGACTCTATGTACATACCtatatcttcaccttcttttcccttaCCTTTTCCCCCACCTTGATATCcttgctgttgctgatgcTGTATCAAAACGTTCCTATCTCTTACTTCGGTCTTCACTCCCAGACCCATCCTCAGGCCTGTTCCCAACCCACCACCCATCATGGGCTTGCCTGCCCTCGAAGGTGTCTTCGAAGGTAGGGCTCCGGCATTCTCCTTGTTCGCGTTCTTCCTGGTTGTTGTCggttgatgatatactgagTAGGTCCGAGGTAAATGCGTCGAGCGAGGGGCGAACATGTTGCTGCTGGTGTGTAGGTGAATCAGTAAGTCACGTTAgccaatgatgatgataccgatGATTGCGATTGTCaagaagtcaaagctgaaattatggatatggatcagGTCAAACATTACATTACTTTATGGGATATGTTACTTGACTCGGGCTCATACGCAACAAAGATAGCACACGCGTCAGATGCCACTTCCTGGGTGCCAAGTGAATCACCGACAAATGCCGAAGTCAGTGGAAAGTCGGTTGAGTGCCACATTTCGTGGTGAGCCCCATACTCATAACTCATACTGGCAACAGCGACAGCGACAGCGAGCTCAGTAGGAGATTGAACGTATATCATCGCATTCACGACtgatcacctcatcttctcacTCAACCCATATCATATCAAGGCAAATAGATAACCTCAGGTGAGTATTTCCAGTGTGTCGTCTGAGGGACGGAGCTGATCTTCTGATATTCCATCCCATGTTAATCTTTTTTGTCccaatcactcactcgacttttccttttcaatcaacctcaacctcaaataGCATCTTGCCTTATCACACCCACCTAGCAAATCAGTCAAAATGGATAAGGAGAAGTTGGCCAAGCTCCAAGCTCAAGTCAGAATCGGTGTGTAATCCTATACAACATCTGAAAAATGAATATGTGCTGATAGGacatcctccttttcactaTTCACATTATCAACCTGGATATTCTATACGTTTCGACTATACCGTTTCATCTCGTTATCCATCCTTACAACCTCGCAATATGATCATCCGACGTACTATCTCCACTTTACGCCCCTCAAATACTAATGGTActctttcatcaatcaaaattCCCCTTTCACCTCTTGCTTTTGCTCACCCAAATAGGTGGTAAGGGTACACCCCGACGAAAGCAAGTCAAGAAGTCCGTGACCGCTTCTCAAGGTGATGACCGAAAGCTCCAAGCTGCCCTCAAGAAGCTTGGCGTTCAACCTATCACAGGTGTAGAGGAGGTTAACATGTTCAAGGAGGATGGTAATGTCTTGCATTTCGGTGCtcctcgaggtgagttgggctTTGGCTGTTCTATGACTTTGAATTTTGCACAGTGTAGGGAAGGAAAATCTCGCAGTGAATGGGCTATGAGAGGTACTACTTCTACATATTCTGATACGACTTCGTTCAACACGACTTAACCTACTTTCCTCACGTCCATCACTCAAACCACCTTTTTTTTTACTCCTTTTCGCTCATTTATTCAAACCATTTACTGACCCCCCTCATTCACACCACACCAGTCCACGCCGCTCTTCCTTCCAACACCCTCGCAGTCTACGGCCCCGGTCAAACCAAAGAACTCACCGAACTCGTCCCTGGAATCCTCAACCAGCTCGGACCCGATTCCTTGGCCAACTTACGAAGATTAGCCGAATCTTACCAATCTATGACCGCCCGTCAAGCTGCCGCcgccgctgctgctggaggtgcaggtgcagagGGTAAAgcagagggtgaaggtgatgatgagatcccTGATTTGGTTGAGAACTTCGATGAGGCTGAGGGTGATAAGGATGCTAAGAAGGAAACTGATCTTGAAGAGTTGGAATAGACGCTCTTTCAATATTCAATATATGGTAGGAAAAGTGGTATATCAGTAGAGTCAGAGGTGGGAATGGGTTTAGGTTTTGGAAGAACCAAACCGGAACCGAGGAGTGCGtgtgaaagatatcaatttCAAAAAGCATTTTGACAATATCTGTCAAAGTTTTGTAAAAGGGGAATTCTAGATAGAAAATTGATGAATTTCCATTAAAACATAACCATACCCATTTCGGTTTCTCCCAGTGGTTCAAGTTGAATTATTTCATCAAGTGTTCGCATTGGAGGACAGATCGTAGATTATGATAACATTTATCGCTTGTAATTCTCTGTCTTAGCAATGATTGTTAGACGGACCTCATGAAATCTGACATCTGAAGGATTTTTGGTATTCTCAAGTCTTGTGCTTTACATAGTATCGAACTTGCAAATCATCTGCTAAGGCAGTATAGTATATAAGACTCATGCTCAACCCCACGCAGATTCGCAAGGgcatatcatatatgtatacatgcACACACGACAAATCACTTATCTCCctcaaaccttcttccccttttcctcctctttcttcgctttcatctccctatacatcttcaccaccctctctcgttcttcttccaagatcCTCTTCTGTCCAGCATTGAGCGGTATCTTATCACTATTCTTCCCTATAGCGGAATACGCTTCTTTCGTACTAGTCTTCTTCTCACCGGATTTACGCAGATGTGGTAATTGAGGTGGTGCTTGTACAATATCATTCAATCGCCTAGgtccttccatctctttgaATTCTTTGGCAGGTCTAGCCTGCTTTCCCTGCCCATCTTCGTGTAgctcctcgtcctcctcattATCCCTCTTCCGCTTACCTTTACTTTGATTATCGTTCCTctgctcttccttctctcttacTTCCTTGAGATACTTCTCCAACGCTTCCTTGGGtactttcccatccttgatcaatttctccaatttcGCTTTCCTCTTTCTAACTTTCTTATCCCTGTTTGCTTGAGCGACTTCCAAAGCTTTAGTGGACGCagcatctttgatagctttcGATACACCCGATCGTAATAGATTTTCAATACGTCTATTGTATTTGCCCAACGTCTCGTTAGGTAATATCTTCGGTATCTCCGATTTATCTACAGctttaccttttccttttgtAGTCGATGAAGAGCTCGGGTTGGAGTTGGAGTTTGATGCTTTAGAATAATCACCAGTATCTTCACTATTCGTTTTACCGCTCTTACGAAATTCAGATTGAAATTTCCACCCTGATATTATCCTCGAGGCAGATTTGGGTGTGTCATCGTATGCCGAATTGAGggatttggaggatgggGCAAGGTTGGTTCCTCTATAGTAGATTCGAATGTACAGATGGTCAGCTCCGATCCTTCTGAGGGGAAAAGTACAAAGATAGATatggatggaagagaagagaaaagcgATTTCACCATCGTagatggatcaactcactttttGGCTGTCTCAGCTTCTCTAACGGATCTTTTGGCTCCTGCAAGTCCATGATTTGTCAGATACGTATCCATGAAGAggtgatatggtatgatccGGTTGTTCAGACTTACGTTTATGAGGCATCTTATTCTGTTATCAAGGTGGTTATGGCAATTGGTAGATTAGACACTTGTTCTAAGCTTGATTCGTGATGCAGATGGACAGTAGAGTGGCAAAAGAGCGAAAGTCTTTCTTGgactacctcttctttttGGGACCCTTGACCGATGAGCTGTATAGGTCCTGTCTTGCTGATGATCAATGGACCGACGATGATATGAGGTTGTCGACTTCTGAAATTCTTGAAAACATCAACAGCCATGATGGAACCAGGAACGGTCACCGCACGTGACATTTGCATACGATATCAGGCTCTTTCCAACTCACTGGCATTGTCAGCCTGATATCCGCTCTGCTGACCTGGTCATGGACTTCCAATCCGATTCTTCACATTTGCGTCTGCACATGCAAttcaataacaacaacaacaacagtaGAACGATAACTACAGAAGAACCAGATCAATTACTCTGACACGCACCTGATCTCTCGCACTTccgtcttcaccttcccttaTTCAGCCGAActcatcaacatgtcaaACTTCGCTAAACAGATCCCAAAAGCAGTTAAAGAAATCAGATTACATTTCTGTCAGACTTCTGGACATTCAGCTGGTGTCAGGTGAGTACGCTCGGTTTTTACGCTCTCACGATGGGATGTACCCTGCGTATGAACAGGTTCACGGACCGAAGTCACTTCGTTATACAaacatatgtatatatatacacatgaTGTTTAAAGAATAAAGCTAATGAATTTGTTTGATTGCCAGACAATTCGTCCAATCTTCTTACCCATCTATCAAATCGTCCAACCCAGATCTGAAATTCTTGATTAGAGAAGCTAGTGACATCTCGCCTAGGGCATTCGTACGATTTGGTAAGTCATGATTTTCCTCTACCTCAATAACATTCCCAATGGCCTAGTTGCTCGTGGCGTGCCGCCTATGCCCTTTCTTCGCTCTCACGAATGAGCTCTTTACCGACAAGGTCTATTCTTGTTCATCGTGTCAAACGGCTATTTTGATGTATTACATGAATAATGCTGACTTCTCTTTTTTTTCGCTTCCGGGCTGACATAGAACGAGGAGCAGAATCACAAACTCAGCTTGCGGACTTA
This window harbors:
- a CDS encoding nascent polypeptide-associated complex subunit beta, with the translated sequence MDKEKLAKLQAQVRIGGKGTPRRKQVKKSVTASQGDDRKLQAALKKLGVQPITGVEEVNMFKEDGNVLHFGAPRVHAALPSNTLAVYGPGQTKELTELVPGILNQLGPDSLANLRRLAESYQSMTARQAAAAAAAGGAGAEGKAEGEGDDEIPDLVENFDEAEGDKDAKKETDLEELE